aataagcaaatgagcaataaaaacggtaaagaacagtagagatccacagtaaaaatatatatacagacagaaattattataaatgttgtattgcacaatgtattagtgtattagtgtcatgtggtctgctgatCAGGAACGCTTTTTATTGGTCGGGCAATCCTTATGAGGAGTTGCTTCATCTTAGCCGCGATAAAGTGACtcatattttcttatttgtgcTCCGAGTATGAGAACTTTGGTCAGGTATTCCTGTGTAAACAAGTAATTTCCTGTATCAGTCCAAATGTGTAAAGCACTTCAGACAGTCgtcaaaaaaaaattgccaaatTATAAACTGATGATGACATATTTTAATCCCTAATCACTTATATTTGTGCCCCCACACCGACGACAGTCATGGCTGAAGCATCATGTTTCCTGGTTGTGTATCCGTCCGCCTGTACCTCCGTCTGTTAGTCCCTCCATTCTGGTCCATGTGATATCTCAGAAGGGTCTGGAGGaaatttattcaaatttgttACAAATGTCCACCTGATCTCAAGGATGAAATGtttagattttggtggtcaaaggtcactaggacctcacaattttttttttcttccataaacCTAGAGTTAATATgcttattatgacaatttcacaaatatctaataggataaaatgataacattttggaaagacatggacgtaaactgcaacttgactggttggtggaggcTTTCCACCTCCAGGTGGTAATTCTTGTTTTAAATTGCTGCTTattacttttcagttttttagtAAATTGATCAGCTGAATCGTCTCAGCTCTACAAACGGTCAATACatttattctataaaaaaaagaagcaaacaatAACTCCATTATTTGGTTTATACGTGTTGactgtctccttttttttttccaaaggttGTTTCGATATTGATCTGGCTCCTCAAACCCACGCAGGCTTTTCCAGGGCCCGGCACTGGCTGCAAGGATGGCCTCCAGTACACAAGCGGCAACATTTGCTGTCTAAACTGTCCAGCTGGTaagacacatggacacacacttGATTTAGTTCACTGAGGAATGAAGCTCTGTCACCAGCTCAATTCAGAAATCCAGCACCTGAGCTCTGAAGCAGCTCCATGGTGATTGGTTATTAAGATGCTGGAGTGACAGGTGCAGTTGAAGATTAAATAGGTGTATACAGAGATTTGGggttatttatgtgtgtgtttgtgtgtgttaggtaCACGCATGACATCGCCCTGCACCAGATTTGGATCGCAGGGGACGTGTGAGGAATGCGACGATGGGACATTTACCGGGCACAGCAACGATCTGAGTCACTGTTTAAAGTGCATGAAGTGTCCCTCAGGTAATTCTGCTTGACGGCTTTACACTATCGATCGGAATGActgtggaaggaaaaaaaatcgaTATTCAACCTTTTCAAAGTGCTCCGAGCATAAACTCCGACTTAACAAGCTCTTTTTTCACGTGGCTTTCTCAGATAAGGAAATTGTAAGGCCGTGTACTCACACTCAGGATGCTGAATGTCAGTGCAAATCGGGACGATTTTGTGCCCCTGACCAACCCTGTGAGGTGTGCAAGAAGTGCTCAAGGTGAGTGGATGCAAACCAAACCTAGAACACACCTGATGACCCGGTTCATTCAAAGTGAGTGATGGAAGTTtgatcctgttttgttttttttacgccACGCGTTTCTCAATATGAGACGGTTGTTCCTAGGACGGCCTCACTCATTTCAATTCCTTCATGTTTtcaatttctctctttttgcctCCAAACCAGGTGTAAAAATGATGAAGAGATAGCGAGGAACTGCACCTCCACTAACAACACAGTATGCAAGAAGGTGCAGCCCATGTCTGGCTCTGCCTCAGGTACACGACTCAGTGGAAGCTAATGCCTCCTTAAAAGAGAGACATAGACACATTCATGGCATTTTTCTGAACAAATATGTCccagtttttctatttttaaaagtctgatTTATTATTTCCATAATATGGTGCTAATGGTTGtcaattgtgcttttttttattattattttttcatcagcAGAGGCCTCGGTGATTGTGACACTGATTGTGCCACTGATCGCTGCTCTGATAATCGGTGCGATAATATTTGCTGTGTGGAGACGTCGAAAAACAACaggtatgtaaaaaaagatttctaGGACATCGAAAGACAAACCAAGATAATGCAGTGTCTTGAATGTACAAATACTAGATTAAAATCCTCCATTTCCGTGCTTTGTAAATGATAAGTGATACGGGAAAGTGACGATTGCTGACTGAAAGCATTAcgtttttgttcatgtttattgGGTAGTGAAGAATAGGCTCTAGTTGAATTCCGGCCCCGCTGCGATCAGCATATGCTGAAAGGAACAATGACGGTGCCAACAGGTGCAGTCAGGA
This sequence is a window from Anoplopoma fimbria isolate UVic2021 breed Golden Eagle Sablefish chromosome 13, Afim_UVic_2022, whole genome shotgun sequence. Protein-coding genes within it:
- the LOC129101714 gene encoding tumor necrosis factor receptor superfamily member 10B-like isoform X3; this encodes MIKFPLLVVSILIWLLKPTQAFPGPGTGCKDGLQYTSGNICCLNCPAGTRMTSPCTRFGSQGTCEECDDGTFTGHSNDLSHCLKCMKCPSDKEIVRPCTHTQDAECQCKSGRFCAPDQPCEVCKKCSRCKNDEEIARNCTSTNNTVCKKVQPMSGSASAEASVIVTLIVPLIAALIIGAIIFAVWRRRKTTDSQGNPANRLKPGEDNGDNCPTEIKSCSNLNLPRQLEDVEFPKLVPVNGDESLRKCFEYFDDLDFNQHKRFFRHLGIVDNVIKSKEQLPYEDRIHDLLTVWVEKEGREASLNNLLKALLDLNQRRTAETVKEKAIHNGHYDVQY